The Malus sylvestris chromosome 12, drMalSylv7.2, whole genome shotgun sequence genome contains a region encoding:
- the LOC126593907 gene encoding uncharacterized protein LOC126593907 isoform X2, with protein sequence MKEKQQPAINLKGAEFIISLQLRGTCPIPLFQNDNHHPHTSLARRFSTEAEYPPQDSPPSDHSLEPSPSDQKQDASPIDPSLRTTTAGFIEGIPHMQIDSSYFGVIIFRSFPEYSKFATVRCTSQTEAIYYLRRTKAPARMVRF encoded by the exons ATGAAAGAAAAGCAACAGCCTGCTATAAATTTAAAAGGGGCAGAGTTTATAATTTCGCTACAACTGCGGGGCACTTGTCCAATTCCACTTTTCCAAAACGACAACCACCATCCTCACACAAGTTTGGCGAGACGGTTCTCGACGGAAGCGGAGTACCCACCTCAAGACTCTCCGCCGTCTGATCATTCTCTGGAGCCTTCGCCGTCCGATCAGAAGCAGGATGCCTCACCAATCGATCCATCTCTTCGAACCACAACCGCAG GTTTTATTGAAGGAATCCCTCATATGCAGATCGATTCTTCGTATTTTGGAGTTATTATTTTCAG GTCTTTCCCAGAATACTCTAAATTTGCGACAGTTCGCTGTACTTCTCAAACTGAGGCAATATATTACTTGCGAAGAACAAAGGCTCCTGCCAGAATGGTCAGATTTTGA